In Deltaproteobacteria bacterium, the genomic window CCACCCGATCCGGCCCGGGCGACAGAAACCAGTCCAGAGTGAACCCGTTCCAGGGCAAAGAGGGAAAGTCGGAATTGTTGAAGGCTAAAACGCAGGTCACGGCCAATGGTGCGAACAGAAAAAGAAAGTACAGGATGATGAACGAACAATAGACCCATGAATAGGTCCTTGAACTCGGCAGGCTCCTGATCATGAAGCCACCTCACCCAATTTTTGCCCCGAAACCTTGAGGCCCAGCCAGATGATGACCGAAGACAAAGCCAGCAGGAGGAACCCGAAGGCCGATCCCTGATTCCAGTTGAAGCTGGCGATGAACTGGTTGTAGATTTGTTCCGTGAACCACAGGGAATTCTTGCCTCCCATGAGATTCGGCGTCAGGTAGTTGCCGAGGCAGAGCATGAACACCACGATGGCCCCGGAAGTGATCCCGGCCTTGCAGTGGGGAATGACGATCGTCCACCAGATGGTGAGCTTGCCCGCCCCCAGATCGTGGGCGGCTTCGATCAGGCTGTCGTCCAGACTCTCCACGGCCGAGACCAGGGGAACGACCATGAACAGCATGGACGTGTACACTAGGCCCATGATCATGCTCGCATCGTTATAGAGCATTTCCACCGGCCGGGTCGTGAGTCCGATTTTCATCAGAAAGAAATTGATGACCCCGGACTCTCGCAGGAGAATCATCCACCCATACACCCGGACCAGTTCGCTTACCCAGAATGGCAAAAGAAGAAGTACGAGATAGAAGCGCTGTGTTCTGGGTCTGGCCACCTTGACGATGTAAAAGGCCACGGGCATGGCCAGAACAAAGGTCAAAACCGTTGTGATCACCGAATAGAGGGCCGTCCGGACAAAGGTCAGCCAATAAATGGGCTCGTGGAAAAAATTCAGATAATTTCGAAAAGTCCAGCCCATTTCGCCGTATTCGTTCTCTCCTCTCAGGCTCATGACCAGAAGGTCCAGATGAGGCAGGATGATGAGCAGGCCCAACCAGAGAACGACCGGGGCCAGGAAGAAAAAAAGACCGAACCTGGATCGAGTCATGTCAGGACTCCGTCCGGAAGCAGATGCCGGACTGCGGGTCCCATCCGACGGCGATGGACTGACCGGGTCTGATGTGATCGAATTTGCGATTTTGAGGGAGGGTGACCAAAAGCTCGTGCCCGGCCGCCGTGGCCGTCAACAGACGACTGTTGGCCCCGTCAAATAGGATGGTCTTGACCCTGACGGTGAAGAGATTAAGGCCTCCCCTCTCCTGCGGGTCGATGCGCATGGCTTCGGGCCGGAGGAAAAGGTCGACCCTCTGTCCGGTTTCGGCATTGCCCCTGATCCTGGCCCTGAAGACAAAGCCTTCGTCGGTTCTGACGGCGACCTCGTCTCGACCGGACTCGGTTACGACCCCGGCCCAGGTATTGGTGTCCCCGACAAATCCGGCCACAAAGGGCGAGACCGGCTGGCCGTAGAGTTCCTGGGGCGTGCCGATCTGCTCGAATTTTCCCAGGTTCATGACCGCCACCTGGTCCGACATGACCAGGGCCTCGGACTGGTCGTGGGTGATGTAGATGAACGTCGTGCCCACCGTGGCCTGTAGGGTCTTGAGTTCGACCTTCATCTGTTCCCTGAGCTTGAGGTCCAACGCCCCCAAAGGCTCGTCCAGAAGAAGAACCGACGGTTCCAACACTAGACACCTGGCAATGGCCACCCGCTGCTTCTGCCCCCCTGAGAGCTGGCCGATTCTCTTTCCTCCGAACCCGGGCAACCCGACCCGCTCGAGGATGTCTTCGACTTTTCGCCGGATTTCACCTCTGGGCACCTTCCGCCGTTTCAGGCCGAAAGCTATGTTTTCAGCCACATCCATCATCGGAAAGAGCGCCAGATGCTGGAAAACGAGATTGACCGGCCGCTTGTCTGGAGGCACCCCGTCCATGTCTTGCCCCCGAATCTCGATGACTCCTGACGTGGGCCGCTCGAACCCGGCCACCATGCGCAGGATGGTGGTCTTGCCGCATCCCGAAGGGCCAAGAATGGAAAAGAAAGATCCCCTGGGGACATCGAAACTGACATCGTCCACGGCCCGAAATGGACCGAAGGTCTTGACCAGGGAGCGGACGGAAAGATCGTTGTCCATGTCGAAGTCCCGCTGTTGGGGCGTCGGGCAGAAAAGGCGGCCTTTCGGCCCGACGCCGACTCCGCGAACCGGTCAGTCCGCAGAGCTTTCGGTGAATGCCCGGGCCATTTGAAAGGCCCAAACGATTGAGAATGGTGAACGGGCTGTTAGCTGGCGGCCTTGACCTTGTCGAGGGTCATACCTTCAAGGCTTTCGAGTTTGGCCGGGACCGGGGGATACCACTTGATGTTGTCGATGGTTGCCGGCGGAAAGCATCTCTCGAAATTGGCCCGAACGGCCGGGTCGACAAACTCGTTGGCACCCTTGGAGGCCGTGGCGCACTTTTCCTGGGAGGTGAACAGTCCGGCGTTTTCCGGCCTGAGCATGAAATTGATCCACTTGTAGGCCGCTTCGATGTTTTCGGC contains:
- a CDS encoding ABC transporter permease, producing MTRSRFGLFFFLAPVVLWLGLLIILPHLDLLVMSLRGENEYGEMGWTFRNYLNFFHEPIYWLTFVRTALYSVITTVLTFVLAMPVAFYIVKVARPRTQRFYLVLLLLPFWVSELVRVYGWMILLRESGVINFFLMKIGLTTRPVEMLYNDASMIMGLVYTSMLFMVVPLVSAVESLDDSLIEAAHDLGAGKLTIWWTIVIPHCKAGITSGAIVVFMLCLGNYLTPNLMGGKNSLWFTEQIYNQFIASFNWNQGSAFGFLLLALSSVIIWLGLKVSGQKLGEVAS
- a CDS encoding ABC transporter ATP-binding protein; translation: MDNDLSVRSLVKTFGPFRAVDDVSFDVPRGSFFSILGPSGCGKTTILRMVAGFERPTSGVIEIRGQDMDGVPPDKRPVNLVFQHLALFPMMDVAENIAFGLKRRKVPRGEIRRKVEDILERVGLPGFGGKRIGQLSGGQKQRVAIARCLVLEPSVLLLDEPLGALDLKLREQMKVELKTLQATVGTTFIYITHDQSEALVMSDQVAVMNLGKFEQIGTPQELYGQPVSPFVAGFVGDTNTWAGVVTESGRDEVAVRTDEGFVFRARIRGNAETGQRVDLFLRPEAMRIDPQERGGLNLFTVRVKTILFDGANSRLLTATAAGHELLVTLPQNRKFDHIRPGQSIAVGWDPQSGICFRTES